Proteins encoded within one genomic window of Anastrepha ludens isolate Willacy chromosome 4, idAnaLude1.1, whole genome shotgun sequence:
- the LOC128861383 gene encoding protein HBS1 — translation MSRHRIVRAMDYNDEYDNYDDVYGHSVDDDSCISPTDAQQWLYDRARGQHSMSAFIKNNKDIQEEEEMSEEVVTHEKDRRDSDNFQLPVLNDVDQAKLTSCIDEVRNVVGDQVSERRVVETCINFDYDITKILDDILNNECDSKTKQHKPISEIRTSKKLSVQPTSSVAPKLITPDRETISSVQAPPTIKVTAQPLSERDIRRGFEVNSPQVQSSPVVSGRNTPVDEEVNKSISAVKISKEQAQRDARKLYSQERGDQKAHFHMIVIGHVDAGKSTLMGHLLFDTGNVSQRVMHKHEQESKKMGKQSFMYAWVLDETGEERSRGITMDVGYSRIETDTKIVTLLDAPGHKDFIPNMISGATQADVALLVVDASRGEFEAGFEQGGQTREHALLVRSLGVNQLGVVINKLDMVNWSKDRFDEIVGKLKTFLRQAGFKESDVTFIPCSGLSGENLAKPAVDPALKAWYKGSHLLHVIDNFKLPVRSIDRPFRMSVSDIYKGTGSGFCISGRIETGVLSVNDRVLVGASREQAQVKGIQIDELSQTNAFAGDQVSVTLSGVDMSTLSVGCIICDPQNPIPVTTRFQARILVFNVTVPITIGYPVLLHHQCLIEPAVLSKLQAQLHKSTGEIIKKKPRVLGNNSCALVELETTRPICIERYADFKELGRFMLRVGGVTIAAGMVTKVR, via the exons ATGTCGCGTCACAGAATTGTGCGAGCGATGGACTATAACGATGAATACGACA aTTACGATGATGTATATGGGCATTCCGTTGACGATGACAGCTGCATTTCACCGACAGACGCCCAGCAGTGGCTATACGACAGGGCGCGTGGCCAACATAGTATGTCagctttcattaaaaataacaaagacaTCCAAGAAGAGGAAGAGATGAGTGAAGAAGTCGTCACCCACGAAAAGGATCGTCGAGATTCTGACAATTTCCAATTGCCTGTATTAAACGACGTTGATCAAGCAAAGCTTACATCCTGCATTGATGAAGTTCGTAACGTTGTGGGCGATCAGGTGTCAGAGCGAAGAGTCGTAGAGACTTGTATTAACTTTGATTATGATATAACCAAAATACTCGACGATATACTTAACAACGAATGTGACAGTAAAACCAAGCAGCACAAACCAATAAGCGAGATTAGAACGTCAAAAAAACTTTCAGTCCAGCCAACTTCATCAGTCGCTCCAAAATTAATAACACCTGATCGGGAAACAATTTCTAGCGTACAAGCGCCGCCAACAATAAAAGTCACTGCGCAACCATTAAGTGAACGGGATATACGTCGTGGGTTTGAAGTTAATTCCCCACAGGTTCAATCATCGCCGGTCGTGTCAGGGAGAAATACGCCTGTTGACGAAGAAGTTAACAAAAGTATATCAGCTGTTAAGATATCCAAAGAACAAGCCCAGCGTGACGCACGAAAACTATACTCGCAGGAGCGGGGTGATCAAAAAGCTCATTTTCATATGATTGTAATTGGACATGTCGATGCTG GTAAAAGCACATTAATGGGTCATTTGTTGTTTGATACCGGCAACGTTTCACAACGAGTCATGCACAAGCATGAACAAGAATCAAAGAAAATGGGAAAGCAAAGCTTCATGTATGCCTGGGTACTTGACGAAACCGGTGAAGAGCGGTCAAGAG GTATTACCATGGATGTTGGATATTCGCGTATTGAGACCGATACAAAGATAGTAACACTACTAGATGCTCCGGGCCACAAAGATTTCATACCCAACATGATATCAGGTGCTACACAAGCCGATGTCGCACTGCTGGTGGTAGACGCATCGCGTGGGGAATTCGAAGCGGGTTTCGAACAAGGCGGACAAACGCGTGAACATGCATTACTCGTGCGTTCATTGGGCGTAAATCAATTGGGAGTGGTTATCAACAAGTTAGATATGGTCAACTGGTCTAAAGACCGATTTGATGAAATTGTAGGAAAGCTGAAGACGTTTCTCAGGCAAGCTGGATTTAAAGAATCGGATGTTACTTTTATACCATGCTCGGGTCTCAGCGGTGAAAATTTAGCGAAACCGGCGGTGGATCCTGCTTTAAAAGCTTGGTACAAAGGGTCTCACTTGCTGCACGTCatagataattttaaattaCCAGTTAGATCAATTGATCGTCCATTTCGTATGTCCGTGTCAGATATTTATAAAGGGACTGGTTCTGGCTTTTGTATATCAGGCCGCATCGAGACTGGTGTACTTAGCGTTAATGATCGTGTGTTGGTCGGTGCTAGCCGCGAGCAAGCTCAAGTCAAAGGCATACAAATCGACGAATTATCGCAAACAAATGCTTTTGCAGGTGATCAGGTGTCGGTAACATTATCAGGAGTTGATATGTCTACCCTGTCTGTTGGTTGCATTATTTGCGATCCGCAAAACCCCATACCGGTGACAACTCGTTTTCAAGCACGTATTCTTGTCTTCAACGTGACTGTGCCCATTACTATTGGCTATCCTGTGCTATTACATCATCAGTGTCTCATCGAACCGGCCGTGCTGAGTAAATTGCAAGCGCAATTACATAAAAGTACtggtgaaattataaaaaagaaaccacGAGTTCTCGGCAATAACTCGTGCGCTTTAGTAGAGTTGGAAACAACGCGTCCAATCTGCATTGAACGATACGCTGACTTTAAAGAGTTAGGACGTTTTATGTTGCGTGTGGGTGGCGTCACCATTGCGGCGGGTATGGTTACGAAAGTACGTTAA
- the LOC128861384 gene encoding ras-related protein Rap1, whose amino-acid sequence MREYKIVVLGSGGVGKSALTVQFVQGIFVEKYDPTIEDSYRKQVEVDGQQCMLEILDTAGTEQFTAMRDLYMKNGQGFVLVYSITAQSTFNDLQDLREQILRVKDTDDVPMVLVGNKCDLEDERVVGKELGKSLATQFNCAFMETSAKAKVNVNDIFYDLVRQINKKSPEKKQKKPKKSLCVLL is encoded by the coding sequence ATGCGTGAGTACAAAATTGTTGTGCTGGGCAGTGGAGGTGTGGGCAAATCCGCCTTAACCGTACAATTTGTGCAGGGAATATTCGTAGAGAAGTATGATCCCACAATAGAGGACAGCTACCGTAAGCAGGTGGAAGTAGATGGGCAGCAATGCATGCTGGAGATACTCGACACTGCTGGTACAGAACAATTTACCGCAATGCGTGAtctttatatgaaaaatggaCAAGGCTTCGTCCTCGTATATTCCATAACAGCACAATCAACATTCAATGATTTACAAGATTTACGCGAACAAATTCTGCGTGTGAAAGATACAGACGATGTACCTATGGTGCTGGTGGGTAATAAATGTGACTTGGAAGACGAGCGTGTCGTGGGCAAGGAACTGGGTAAAAGTCTAGCCACTCAATTTAACTGCGCCTTTATGGAAACATCAGCCAAAGCTAAAGTCAATGTAAATGATATTTTCTATGATCTGGTAAGGCAGATCAATAAAAAATCGCCcgaaaagaaacagaaaaaacctAAAAAGTCCTTATGTGTTCTACTATAA
- the LOC128861386 gene encoding CUE domain-containing protein 1: MASTLQLEFSQAMSDFKTMFPDMDREVIEAVLRANQGAVDATIDQLLAMSTDNQNEKLRNELDANTSPQRSLINLYGTDKQPATAQLIDTTDGGDAAVPNNQQTAAAAANAVLLNLSGSNGVNTSSNHNTGASPKQRLVSTMSKSSTSATPKRNVHHGTQRWNPPMLGPLPPGFLRITPTAQNGVARDFDLPDEQFALMLQNEEFMNQLRWNQEFMNALEKEQSGKAKGEDDAAFKERLKHMGKVSRKKFLQMARVFTWQRNKKTTTAKQIDSLPLKEEPSDDEDHHQQQRK, translated from the coding sequence ATGGCCTCAACTTTGCAGCTGGAATTCTCGCAGGCCATGTCTGATTTCAAAACAATGTTCCCAGACATGGATCGTGAAGTTATTGAGGCTGTGTTGCGTGCTAATCAGGGTGCAGTGGATGCCACCATCGATCAGCTGTTAGCAATGTCCACTGATAACCAGAATGAAAAGCTGCGGAATGAATTGGATGCAAACACATCGCCACAACGCAGTCTAATCAATCTGTATGGCACAGATAAGCAACCTGCAACCGCACAACTAATTGACACTACTGATGGCGGCGACGCGGCAGTACCGAACAATCAGCAAACTGCAGCTGCTGCGGCAAATGCAGTGCTGTTGAATCTCAGTGGCAGTAACGGTGTGAATACATCATCCAATCACAATACAGGGGCATCACCCAAACAACGATTGGTTAGTACCATGTCCAAGTCGTCAACTAGTGCAACCCCAAAACGAAACGTGCATCACGGTACTCAACGTTGGAATCCACCTATGCTCGGTCCACTCCCGCCAGGTTTTCTACGCATCACACCTACTGCTCAGAATGGGGTGGCTCGTGATTTTGACTTGCCGGACGAACAGTTTGCATTGATGTTGCAAAATGAGGAATTCATGAATCAATTGCGATGGAATCAGGAATTTATGAATGCGCTGGAAAAAGAGCAAAGCGGCAAAGCTAAAGGCGAGGATGATGCAGCATTCAAAGAGCGACTAAAGCACATGGGCAAGGTATCACGAAAGAAATTTCTACAAATGGCGCGTGTTTTTACGTGGCAgcgtaataaaaaaacaacaacagccaaaCAAATTGACTCGCTGCCATTGAAGGAAGAGCCCAGCGACGATGAGGATCACCATCAGCAACAGCGTAAGTAA